ATACACACAAAAGCTTGACAAAAATGTCCTAAAGGTGTGTAATAGCAGGTAAAACGTTAAGCCAGGTTTagcaggattttaaaaaagccTGCATTTTCCAGCCCAGATTCTGGAAAGgaagtgtataagtgtgtgtgttgtgtgtgacacGCTGTGGTGTGCTGATTGGACGCTCCTCGGctaatcttattattattattatttaagactTTTATGCTAGCAGGAGCTGTTAATCTCCCGTTATGGATGAAGCATGTTTTTTAACACGACTTACCGTACTTTAggtgtataaaattaaaacacgggaatttttaatattcaaaagtTTATTTTCAGCTTTTGATTACATAAaccttattaaattaaaatatatacattattcaACCTGTAAACTGTTTGGACTTTAATGATTACTGTGAACTTACGCGGTCTTTAGCATTAGCAACCTCTTTTTGTTGTttcattaaaagtaaaaagctGGATCTTCAGAGCGACGGTCCGTATTTTGCGTACGACTGTTTTTATGATCGTTTGGGAAAGTCTGATTAAACAATCGTGATTTCTAGCATGTAGAAAAACCAGCAGTTTCCCTCAGCTGCTGCACGAAACACTGTTCAACACCTTCATTCACTTCCTCATTTCTCTCCTGCATTCCTCTTTCTAATCCCGTTAATTCCTTCACCAtctccatttctctttcttctcctgtTTGTTCATCCCTCTCTTCCATTCCTCTTTCTTGTCTCAATTGTTCATCCCTCTCTTCCACTTCTCTTTCTTGTCCCATTAATTCCTTCACCACCTCCATTTCTATTTCTTCTCCTGTTTGTTCATCCCTCTCTTCCacatctctttcttctcttgttTGTTCATCCCTTTCTTCCActgctctttcttctcttgTTTGTTCATCCCTTTCTTCCActgctctttcttctcttgTTTGTTCATCCCTTTCTTCCACTGCTCTTTCTTGTCCCATGTGTTCGTCCCTCTCttccatttctctttcttttcctgttaATTCATTCACTATTTCCACTTTTTGTTCTTGTCCCATTTCTTCATCCCTCTCTTCCACTTCTCTTTCTTGTCCCGTTAATTCATTCACCATCTCCACTTCTCTTCTTTGTCCTGATTGTTCGTCTCTCTCTTCCACTTCTTTTTCTTGTCCTGATTGTTCGTCTCTCTCTTCCACTTCTCTTCTTTGTCCTGATTGTTCGTCTCTCTCTTCCACTTCTTTTTCTTGTCCTGATTGTTCGTCTCTCTCTTCCACTTCTCTTCTTTGTCCTGATTGTTCGTCTCTCTCTTCCACTTCTTTTTCTTGTCCTGATTGTTCGTCTCTCTCTTCCACTTCTCTTCTTTGTCCTGattgttcatctctctcttctaTTTCTTCGTCTTGTCTGGTTTGTTCATTCTGCTCCACTATGAGTAAAGCTTGCTCTTCTGCCCTCTGTGTTtcttacaaacacaaacacagcagtttatcagtttatcagcAGTTTATTTCTTCTCCTGAACCGTCGCATGTCTGACGTCTACATTCAGAATATTCCTGTCCCTCTTTATCCCCAGAGCTGCAGGCTACGTTCAGCCACAGCGTTAACCGGATGTCACTGTTTCCACTAGGAAACGTTTAAAGTTGAATCACATGCTTGATTTGCTTTACTAATGATATCACATTATTTTTCTATACAGTGGGGCGACTCGGACACCTTTATGTGGTTCAAGTGCAGCTCGTTGTGTAGCGAGCCACATGTCCCTGAGAGAAAGCTGTAATGGAGCTGAGACACTAACACTCAGCAAAGTTATCAGCTAACTGCCTTGGATACTGACAGATGTTTGTTTGATTGGTTTTTGTTTTAGACAGTTTCCTTGTCAGGATTTTTCTATCCTGTTTGTGGTGTATAATCACCTGCTCTTAGGCGTTTGTTCTTTTTGTGATCCCTGTTAAGAAAGCAGACGGCCAGCAGTAGCGTGACGAAGGGCACACATCGGATTGCAAAAATGACCGGTCCTTCTTCATCAGCAGGCCCTGctataaaaaagagagagagagatttacaccagtttttatttaatcagttcaAAAATTCAAGTACAGCTATCAAATTTTATTGAATCTATTGGATGTGTTACTAGTTCAATTAAAACTATaacagaaatcattttaaaaaaagaaacggGGTTATTAGGGTACCAAACATGGATTTCTCACAAAGCTCAACATTCAAAGTCTGGATTTAGGTTAAATAATGGATTCTTGAATAATAAGGATCAGTTTCTTGTACTATCAGTCTTTctcaaaaatatgaataattcaCACACTTACGTTCTGTACCAGGGATCACGCGAGAGTCTGGTCTGTCACGATCTGGTTACAGCAATAAagatataatattattacaaatatctGCAGCTTTAGAAGAACACAGTGGTCTACAGGCTGGGGGTAGAAGCTGATGGTCACAGCAACTCAGGTCCGGGTTTAGTACATCACTATACTGCTATAAATACTACTGTACAATATTaacaccactactactactagcaCTAACCACCAGCAGAAATATATGATgttattatgtgttattatgtaattcattttttatattatacattcatATATGAGTCATTAAAATATCATACACTCATGTATGATCCAATACTTTGTTTTATATCACTATAGATATTACATGTTGGTCTGGGTTCTGCTGTGCTAACACTTTGTGACTCTAGATACAACTGTAATAACACTATATCACTATGGAAACGACTCTGAAATACTAACACTACATCTATATATACtgctatactaacactataccactatagaCACTACTACTATTCTAACCCTATACCATTATAAATACTACACTGAAATACTAACACttatatataatactatatatacaccatACTAACAGTATACCACTATGGATATAACTCTGAAATATTAACACTCTAactcagtatatatatatatatatatatattcaattcaattttatttgtatagcgcttttaacaatggacattgtcacaaagcagctttacaaagataaatggattcacaaaaatatattgtaaatatgtgaatttatccctaatgagcgagcccgaggtgacagtggtgaggaaaaactccctgagatgatatgaggaagaaacctttagaggaaccagactcagaagggaaaccatcctcatctgggtgcaacagatagtgcgattataaataaatcccttctattattgtgtattatatggacaaatagtgcaattgtgcaaccagtaaattcatcacagttttcgcaagaagtccggttggttaaaatctatccactgtccactgatggagtcctgagtatgaagctgctcgtggcaactgcagccccaaagccactacagcaatcgcagtcccaagccattacagtacagtacagtacagtacagtacagctccccatatgtgatcctcaagccatctccacagcccccaggtggctccatccccagcaatccaaacagttcttcagaaCGTCCacatggggccccagcagcagcagtgactgaactcaaccgatgagaactccaaccagaagtagggcatcaggatgggtcgaGGATGGGTATATACTGCTATATAGGGAGATATACTACTAACAGTATACCACTATGGATACCAAATCACAGTAATACATGCACAGTATTTACCACTATGGATACTTATGGTAAATGCTCTgcacttatattttattacctTTAACCTTAACAGTTCTACAAAGTACTttacacccattcacacacacacacacacacacacacgaaggcACTATCCTGCCATCAGGAGCAACTTGGGGTTCAGTGTCTTGCCCAAGGACACTTCAGCATGTGAAGGGGCTGGGGATTGAACTGCTAACCCTGCGATTAGTGGACAACCTGCTCTACCACCTGAGACACAGCCGCCTGCAATATTACCACTATACCGTTATAGACACTACTATTCTAACCCTATACCACTACAAATACTCCTCTGCAATACTAACACTTATATATAATactaaatatactatatataatacCATACTAACAGTATATCACTATAAATACTCCTCTGCAATACTAACACTTATATATAATactaaatatactatatataatacCATACTAACAGTATATCACTATAAATACTCCTCTGCAATACTAACACTTATATATAATactaaatatactatatataatacCATACTAACAGTATATCACTATAAATACTCCTCTGCAATACTAACACTTATATATAATactaaatatactatatataatacCATACTAACAGTATATCACTATAAATACTCCTCTGCAATACTAACACTTATATATAATactaaatatactatatataatacCATACTAACAGTATATCACTATAAATACTCCTCTGCAATACTAACACTTATATATAATactaaatatactatatataatacCATACTAACAGTATATCACTATAAATACTCCTCTGCAATACTAACACTTATATATAATactaaatatactatatataatatcaTACTAACAGTATATCACTATAAATACTCCTCTGCAATACTAACACTTATATATAATactaaatatactatatataatatcaTACTAACAGTATATCCCTATGGATACTAATCAGCAATACTAACAGTATATCACTATATACCACTATactaacactgtaacacaacaGATACTACTGCTGATTAACGTTATACAGTGCCAGGAAAAAAGTATTGGGCCCC
This genomic interval from Pangasianodon hypophthalmus isolate fPanHyp1 chromosome 4, fPanHyp1.pri, whole genome shotgun sequence contains the following:
- the LOC128318104 gene encoding cilia- and flagella-associated protein 251-like, which codes for MVKETVVYKRRAGVSAQSHSSETLSVVQSPSTLTLRKGEDVRITCSWNISITRPKVKWFKDKFEFNKTDKLTETHNNINNRDRPDSRVIPGTEPGPADEEGPVIFAIRCVPFVTLLLAVCFLNRDHKKNKRLRAETQRAEEQALLIVEQNEQTRQDEEIEERDEQSGQRREVEERDEQSGQEKEVEERDEQSGQRREVEERDEQSGQEKEVEERDEQSGQRREVEERDEQSGQEKEVEERDEQSGQRREVEMVNELTGQEREVEERDEEMGQEQKVEIVNELTGKEREMEERDEHMGQERAVEERDEQTREERAVEERDEQTREERAVEERDEQTREERDVEERDEQTGEEIEMEVVKELMGQEREVEERDEQLRQERGMEERDEQTGEEREMEMVKELTGLERGMQERNEEVNEGVEQCFVQQLRETAGFSTC